Proteins found in one Planctomycetes bacterium MalM25 genomic segment:
- the rpfG_2 gene encoding Cyclic di-GMP phosphodiesterase response regulator RpfG, with amino-acid sequence MIDTLPQTPAGESFSSNEETLLAAITEAAERSIQLWRRERNDSEPAATRWMQAAHPAAPGQSAQPAPVELLQVASRSNGAVAHEEEQGVVLVAFRIARNGSVIGCLDSTPDEAGLLVSLIDRTIADSRSSKLNRELQEENDAFAAQLTSDLEELTFLRQMVDQLSTTRVDDEPTDLASSTLPVLNATVRAQCLAYLSIPDPSDPYRAHLETVEGEQQPSSDELMRVVRELGPMAEWRPFIKNWGAYDLPANATRGESTGDFPGVRSAVIAPLYVGEKRYGWLLALNRAPSSEIGLESSWQLASDEFGSGEASLIATTASILAANAANMDLLREKEKLMVSMVRSLVSAIEAKDNYTRGHSERVALYTKRLAAQMGYDAVELEQVYLTALLHDVGKIGVSDAILKKEGKLTAEEYAEIAKHPDEGWAILGDLDHLQYVLPGVLHHHERWDGRGYPDGLAGDAIPLDGRVMAVADAYDAMTSDRPYRKGMPVEKAEAILREGAGVQWDPECVDAFFDCLEDIHEIKRVYRQRPHPVRVPSSDQPEASELLHEIADAE; translated from the coding sequence GGAAAGCTTTAGCAGCAACGAAGAGACGCTCCTCGCGGCCATCACCGAGGCGGCCGAACGATCCATCCAGCTGTGGCGTCGCGAGAGGAACGACTCCGAGCCGGCAGCCACAAGGTGGATGCAAGCCGCACATCCGGCCGCCCCCGGACAATCGGCCCAGCCGGCCCCGGTCGAGCTGTTGCAAGTCGCATCCCGCTCGAACGGCGCGGTGGCTCACGAGGAGGAGCAGGGCGTGGTGCTAGTCGCTTTCCGGATCGCCCGAAACGGATCGGTAATCGGCTGTCTCGATTCCACGCCCGACGAGGCCGGCTTGCTCGTCAGCCTGATCGACCGCACGATCGCGGACTCGCGGTCATCCAAGCTCAACCGCGAACTGCAAGAAGAGAATGACGCCTTCGCGGCGCAGCTCACCTCGGACTTGGAAGAGCTGACCTTCCTGCGACAGATGGTGGATCAGCTCTCGACCACACGAGTCGATGATGAGCCGACCGATCTGGCGAGCAGCACCTTGCCAGTGCTCAACGCGACTGTCAGGGCCCAATGTCTTGCTTATCTGTCGATACCGGATCCCTCCGATCCCTACAGAGCCCATCTCGAGACGGTCGAGGGTGAACAACAACCCTCCTCGGATGAGCTGATGCGTGTCGTCCGCGAACTCGGCCCGATGGCCGAATGGCGACCCTTTATCAAGAACTGGGGGGCGTATGATCTGCCAGCGAACGCCACGCGAGGCGAGAGCACCGGCGACTTCCCGGGCGTGCGTTCAGCGGTGATCGCCCCGCTTTATGTGGGTGAGAAACGATACGGCTGGCTGTTGGCGCTCAACCGTGCCCCGTCGTCCGAGATCGGCCTGGAAAGCTCGTGGCAGCTCGCGAGCGACGAGTTCGGCAGTGGTGAGGCGTCCCTCATCGCCACCACGGCGTCGATCCTCGCCGCCAACGCCGCCAACATGGACCTGCTGCGAGAAAAAGAGAAGCTCATGGTCAGCATGGTCCGCTCGCTCGTGTCAGCGATCGAGGCCAAGGACAATTACACCCGCGGTCACTCGGAACGCGTCGCGCTGTACACGAAGCGGCTCGCGGCGCAGATGGGGTACGATGCGGTTGAACTTGAACAAGTCTACCTGACAGCGTTGCTGCACGACGTGGGCAAGATTGGCGTGAGCGACGCCATCCTCAAGAAGGAGGGCAAACTCACCGCCGAGGAGTACGCCGAGATCGCGAAGCACCCCGACGAGGGGTGGGCGATCCTCGGTGACCTCGATCACCTGCAGTACGTGCTGCCGGGCGTGCTTCATCACCACGAGAGGTGGGACGGCCGCGGCTACCCCGACGGATTGGCGGGGGACGCGATCCCGCTCGACGGGCGCGTGATGGCGGTCGCCGACGCCTACGACGCCATGACCAGCGATCGCCCCTACCGGAAGGGGATGCCCGTCGAGAAAGCCGAAGCCATCCTCCGCGAGGGAGCCGGCGTGCAGTGGGACCCCGAGTGCGTTGACGCCTTCTTCGACTGCCTCGAAGACATCCATGAGATCAAACGCGTCTACCGGCAACGCCCCCACCCGGTGCGCGTGCCCAGCTCGGATCAGCCCGAAGCCAGCGAGTTGCTGCACGAAATCGCCGACGCCGAATAG
- a CDS encoding site-specific tyrosine recombinase XerC translates to MPNRAPKATRPPRVPSYCHHRASGQAYVKLRGTVTYLDVYGSDASRKAYAQVVAEVLAGRPITRPATTRGRAVEDGPQAITVNEICERYIAHARGYYVKSGKVTAEAGIVATACRRAASLCGDQPAEAFGPLALKSVRDRMVESGLARTTINGAINRIRRAFRWAAGEELIPASVSQALATVPGLRAGRTTARETAPVLPVDDATVDATLEKLPEVVADMVRLQRLTGMRPGEVCSLRPCDVDRSADVWTYRPASHKTEHHGRERIVPIGPQGQAVLTRYLVRDSTTYCFRPCDSEQKRRAALGALRVTPLSCGNRPGTNLAASPRLKPGQKYSVASYRQAIRRACGRAGVSTWHPNQLRHTAATMMRVHFGLEATQAVLGHTTARTSEIYAERNLAAGVEVARAIG, encoded by the coding sequence ATGCCCAATCGAGCCCCGAAAGCGACGCGGCCCCCTCGCGTCCCCTCCTACTGCCACCACCGAGCCAGCGGTCAGGCTTACGTCAAACTGCGTGGGACGGTCACGTACCTCGATGTTTACGGCTCCGACGCGAGCCGAAAAGCCTACGCCCAGGTCGTCGCCGAAGTACTGGCCGGGCGGCCGATCACTAGGCCGGCCACCACGCGTGGGCGAGCTGTGGAGGACGGGCCCCAAGCGATCACCGTCAACGAGATCTGCGAGCGCTACATCGCCCACGCCCGCGGGTACTACGTCAAATCGGGCAAGGTGACGGCCGAGGCCGGCATCGTGGCCACCGCCTGCCGCCGAGCCGCCTCGCTCTGCGGCGATCAGCCGGCAGAGGCGTTCGGCCCGCTCGCCCTGAAATCGGTGCGGGACCGGATGGTCGAGTCCGGGCTGGCTCGGACGACAATCAACGGGGCGATTAACCGGATACGGCGGGCCTTCCGCTGGGCGGCTGGCGAGGAGTTGATCCCCGCCAGTGTCTCGCAGGCGCTCGCCACCGTTCCCGGACTCCGGGCCGGTCGCACTACGGCCCGCGAGACCGCCCCGGTGCTGCCGGTGGACGACGCCACCGTCGACGCGACGCTGGAGAAGCTGCCCGAAGTCGTGGCCGACATGGTGCGGCTCCAGCGCCTCACCGGCATGCGGCCGGGGGAGGTCTGTAGCCTCAGGCCGTGCGATGTGGACCGATCCGCAGACGTTTGGACTTATCGACCCGCGTCCCACAAGACTGAGCACCACGGGCGAGAACGGATCGTCCCCATCGGCCCTCAGGGCCAGGCGGTTCTGACCCGCTACCTGGTGCGAGACAGCACGACCTACTGCTTCCGACCGTGTGATAGTGAGCAGAAGCGTCGGGCCGCCCTGGGGGCCCTGCGGGTGACGCCGCTCTCCTGCGGCAACCGACCGGGGACCAACCTGGCGGCTTCGCCGAGGCTCAAACCGGGCCAGAAATACAGCGTGGCAAGCTACCGCCAGGCGATCCGGCGTGCGTGCGGGCGGGCCGGGGTCTCCACCTGGCACCCGAACCAGCTGCGGCACACGGCGGCTACAATGATGCGGGTTCACTTCGGGCTGGAGGCGACCCAGGCGGTCCTCGGGCACACCACCGCCAGGACCAGCGAGATCTACGCGGAGAGGAACTTGGCGGCCGGCGTCGAGGTGGCGCGGGCGATCGGTTAA
- a CDS encoding Transposase DDE domain protein, whose product MTGEGNGETLYLSKDHRLWIVVTETMNLDLGAALLNNPLKRRVDRRGRSPISHLTERTMPAGAAEPRKKRYEVKNWKRYNEALVNRGDFTFYFSEEVVDAWEHENEAKKNGRPFTYSDVAIETLLTIRELFRLPYRQTEGFGRALAKLLDAGVAIPHHTSLVKRAAKLKVSIDIDPAKGPIDVVVDSTGLKVFGDGEWHRKKHGVDKRRTFRKVHLAVDPASHAIVAQLLTESSMHDATPVKPLLEQVEQEVQTFYGDGAYDTWAVREHLEEERIHQIIPPRKNAVIRQHGNSSADPIERDECLRQIRRDGKKSWKEAIGYHRRSLAETAMSRLKGAFGDRLKNREPRNQATELALRCKILNAFVAIGMPLNIWG is encoded by the coding sequence ATGACGGGCGAGGGCAACGGGGAAACCCTGTACCTGAGCAAAGATCACCGACTATGGATCGTGGTGACGGAGACAATGAATCTGGATCTCGGAGCGGCCTTGCTGAACAACCCCTTGAAACGCCGCGTAGATCGCCGTGGACGGAGTCCCATCTCTCATCTGACGGAGCGAACGATGCCAGCAGGCGCAGCGGAGCCGCGTAAGAAGCGTTACGAGGTCAAGAACTGGAAGCGGTACAACGAGGCACTCGTGAACCGGGGCGACTTCACGTTCTACTTCTCTGAAGAAGTCGTGGACGCTTGGGAGCACGAGAACGAGGCGAAGAAGAACGGCCGCCCGTTCACCTACAGCGACGTGGCGATCGAGACCCTGCTGACGATCCGCGAGCTGTTCCGCCTGCCTTACCGGCAGACCGAGGGCTTCGGACGAGCGTTGGCTAAGCTCCTCGACGCGGGCGTCGCGATCCCGCACCATACGAGCCTCGTGAAGCGTGCCGCGAAGCTGAAGGTCTCGATCGACATCGACCCAGCGAAGGGGCCGATCGACGTGGTGGTCGATAGCACGGGCCTGAAGGTCTTCGGAGACGGCGAGTGGCATCGCAAGAAGCACGGGGTCGATAAGCGTCGCACGTTCCGCAAGGTCCACCTGGCGGTCGATCCGGCGAGCCACGCAATCGTCGCTCAGCTGCTGACCGAGTCGAGCATGCATGACGCCACGCCGGTGAAGCCGCTGCTGGAACAAGTCGAGCAAGAGGTCCAGACGTTCTACGGCGACGGGGCGTACGACACGTGGGCCGTCCGCGAGCACCTCGAAGAAGAGCGTATCCACCAGATCATCCCGCCGCGGAAGAACGCGGTGATCCGTCAGCACGGCAACTCGTCGGCCGACCCGATCGAACGCGACGAGTGCCTCAGGCAGATCCGCCGCGACGGCAAGAAGAGCTGGAAGGAGGCGATCGGCTATCACCGACGCAGCCTCGCCGAGACGGCCATGAGCCGGCTGAAGGGTGCCTTCGGCGACCGGCTGAAGAACCGAGAACCCCGCAACCAAGCCACCGAACTCGCCCTACGCTGCAAGATACTCAACGCCTTCGTCGCAATCGGTATGCCTCTCAACATCTGGGGTTAG
- a CDS encoding hypothetical protein (Bifunctional DNA primase/polymerase, N-terminal) has product MVDHLDAARGYIDRGWSILPMRMAEKRPVVRWKRYQRKVASDATIYRWFRRTDYGVGVIFGRVSGGLASRDFDDADAYHRWAEQRPALASTLPTVATRRGFHVYCRAWPESVQEARRRLGSHGAKGAIHLRDGELRAGVGCYSVLPPSTHPSGHVYGWSVPLPDGDLPTIDLCDVGFFEAQDAPTDGRFHPRNTVHTEYTVNTSNRVEEKEVALGARSTPGIAPSLALTVERAIEDSLPTRPGQRHKLVFELARRLKAVPSLADRPSRDLRSYVEAWHRRAVPIIGTKPFEETWIDFLKAWENVRHPYGEGVLTVAFGRACSAGVPALADDYEQSEILLLAGLCRELQRIAGDGPFFLSCRDAGQLLGVSHVQAARWLFLLESDGVLELVAKGDMKTRRASEFRYLAP; this is encoded by the coding sequence ATGGTCGACCATCTCGACGCGGCTCGCGGCTATATCGATCGCGGCTGGTCGATCCTGCCGATGCGGATGGCGGAGAAACGCCCCGTCGTGCGGTGGAAGCGATACCAACGCAAAGTGGCTTCCGATGCGACGATCTACCGTTGGTTCCGCCGAACCGACTACGGCGTTGGCGTGATCTTCGGCCGCGTCTCCGGTGGATTGGCGTCGCGCGACTTCGACGACGCAGACGCCTACCACCGATGGGCCGAGCAGCGACCCGCGTTGGCCTCCACGCTGCCCACGGTGGCGACACGGCGGGGGTTCCACGTCTACTGCCGGGCGTGGCCGGAGAGCGTCCAGGAGGCCCGCAGGAGGCTTGGGAGCCATGGCGCCAAAGGAGCGATCCACCTCAGAGACGGCGAGCTGAGGGCGGGCGTCGGCTGCTACAGCGTCCTGCCCCCCTCGACGCACCCGAGCGGCCACGTCTACGGCTGGTCAGTCCCACTGCCCGACGGTGACCTGCCAACGATCGATCTGTGCGACGTGGGATTCTTCGAGGCCCAAGACGCACCGACCGACGGCCGATTCCACCCACGTAACACAGTGCACACAGAGTACACAGTTAACACAAGCAATAGGGTTGAAGAGAAAGAAGTGGCCCTTGGAGCCCGCTCGACCCCGGGAATCGCCCCGTCACTGGCCCTGACCGTTGAGCGAGCGATTGAGGACTCACTGCCCACCCGCCCCGGGCAGCGGCACAAGCTGGTTTTCGAGCTTGCCCGACGGTTGAAGGCCGTCCCCAGCCTGGCGGACCGGCCGTCTCGGGATCTCCGCTCGTACGTCGAGGCGTGGCACCGCCGCGCCGTCCCGATCATCGGCACCAAACCGTTCGAGGAGACCTGGATCGACTTCCTGAAGGCTTGGGAGAATGTGCGACACCCCTACGGAGAAGGCGTCTTGACCGTTGCCTTTGGGCGGGCATGCAGCGCCGGCGTACCCGCCTTGGCCGACGATTACGAGCAGTCCGAGATCCTCTTGCTGGCCGGTCTGTGCCGCGAGCTGCAGCGCATCGCTGGTGACGGGCCGTTCTTCCTGTCGTGCCGCGATGCGGGCCAACTGCTGGGTGTGTCGCACGTCCAGGCGGCCCGCTGGTTGTTCCTTCTGGAATCCGATGGCGTGCTGGAACTGGTCGCCAAGGGAGACATGAAGACTAGGCGGGCGTCGGAGTTCCGCTATCTGGCCCCATGA
- a CDS encoding Planctomycete cytochrome C encodes MPSTFTGRAKASRSAQQPFCSGVAIAAWLVGAVSVMAVETDFERHIQPILEDRCWYCHGEGEQESGLRLDSRANLLRGGDSGIEAVVPGHPEKSYLIDAVTHADPDVAMPPDDDKLTDEEIELLTRWIDEGAVWPGQMDAVGEEKSDHWSFQPIVRPPVPGASDDGGASNPIDAFLLKSLRERGLTYAEAADPRALIRRVSVVLSGIAPTPEETERFLGVWEIDEEVAYQELVERLLASPHFGERWAQHWLDVIRWAETNGSESNLYRKNAWIYRDYVIRAFNEDKPYDQFLFEQIAGDTVEQGDATGYLVAGPHVPQATVGREPAARRQARADRLDEILQTIGASAMGVTIGCARCHNHKFDPISIRDYYAMAAVFEDIEFGSRFPEFGEEHPRKVRGKAINRQIRELRRELREKGPWIEDWTGYKELHFPTTDAEAVRLTFLRDNVRIDELEIFDAKVCSKNHALASAGAVASCSEEITPQRTPVEKINDGRYGSEVWSARVGKEYRGKGSQVRPWVQLTFPKTQSIGRIRISTNRSDYDETDYLDGLNKLAFEPFQVEVLSKAGEWTPLTATKEIKKRLQGDEQRIATLETLQGLIAQASEQGPKPSFIARFIPPAQTHILARGSPENPRDEVSAAGLSELDGELGLGAETPGKQRRREFARWLTRPTNPLTARVAANRIWHHVFGRGIVPTPSDFGAAGAPPSHPELLDWLASELVRPTVGRPWSIKRLVRMLVTSRAFRQSSRPSEAGLLADADAALLWRYPPKRVEAEVIRDSILRASGRLSSEVGGRSFRIHNVKQRYAQWEVSDNYGPETWRRMIYQERMRRVDDHLFTAFDFPDCGQVRAKRPVSTTPLQALNLMNSDFVLDQSRRIADRAAGEVAGEEALSIERCFELLLGRKPDAAEREASLALARKSGLAMVCRVLINSNEFAFLP; translated from the coding sequence ATGCCGTCAACCTTTACGGGACGCGCCAAGGCATCGAGATCGGCCCAGCAGCCCTTCTGTTCGGGAGTCGCCATCGCGGCTTGGCTCGTGGGCGCTGTCTCGGTTATGGCTGTGGAGACAGACTTTGAGCGTCACATCCAGCCGATCTTGGAGGACCGTTGCTGGTACTGCCACGGCGAGGGTGAGCAAGAGTCGGGGCTGCGGCTGGACAGCCGAGCAAACCTCCTGCGGGGCGGCGATTCCGGGATCGAAGCGGTCGTGCCCGGACACCCGGAAAAGAGCTACCTGATCGACGCGGTCACACACGCGGATCCAGACGTCGCGATGCCCCCGGACGACGACAAGCTCACCGATGAAGAGATCGAGCTGCTGACCCGGTGGATTGATGAAGGCGCCGTTTGGCCCGGGCAGATGGATGCGGTCGGCGAGGAGAAATCGGACCACTGGTCCTTTCAGCCGATCGTGCGACCGCCCGTGCCCGGCGCCAGTGATGACGGAGGAGCGTCCAATCCGATCGATGCGTTCTTGCTTAAGTCGTTGAGAGAGCGTGGCCTCACGTACGCCGAGGCGGCCGACCCGCGGGCGTTGATCCGTCGCGTCTCCGTCGTGCTGTCTGGCATCGCTCCAACCCCAGAGGAGACGGAGCGGTTCTTAGGGGTGTGGGAGATCGATGAGGAGGTGGCTTACCAGGAATTGGTCGAGCGGCTCCTCGCGTCGCCACACTTCGGAGAGCGTTGGGCGCAGCACTGGCTGGACGTGATCCGTTGGGCGGAGACCAACGGCAGCGAAAGCAACCTGTACCGCAAGAACGCCTGGATCTATCGGGATTACGTGATCCGTGCGTTCAACGAAGACAAGCCTTACGACCAGTTCCTCTTCGAGCAGATCGCCGGGGACACGGTCGAGCAAGGCGATGCGACCGGCTACCTGGTCGCCGGCCCGCATGTGCCGCAGGCGACGGTCGGTCGCGAACCCGCGGCGCGCCGGCAGGCTCGCGCCGATCGCTTGGATGAGATCCTGCAGACGATCGGCGCTTCGGCGATGGGGGTCACGATCGGCTGCGCCCGCTGCCACAACCACAAATTCGACCCGATCTCGATCCGCGATTACTACGCCATGGCGGCGGTTTTCGAAGACATCGAGTTTGGCAGCCGCTTCCCCGAGTTCGGCGAGGAGCATCCGCGGAAGGTGCGCGGCAAGGCGATCAATCGCCAGATCCGCGAGCTACGCCGGGAGCTGCGTGAGAAAGGCCCCTGGATCGAGGATTGGACCGGCTACAAGGAGCTGCACTTCCCGACGACCGACGCGGAAGCGGTCCGGCTCACCTTCCTGCGCGACAACGTGCGAATCGACGAGTTGGAGATCTTTGACGCAAAGGTCTGCAGCAAGAACCACGCGCTGGCCTCGGCCGGGGCGGTGGCATCGTGCTCCGAGGAGATCACCCCCCAGCGGACTCCCGTCGAGAAGATCAACGACGGGCGTTACGGAAGCGAGGTTTGGAGCGCGCGTGTCGGAAAGGAATACCGCGGCAAGGGGAGCCAGGTAAGACCCTGGGTGCAGCTTACCTTCCCCAAGACCCAATCGATCGGCAGGATCCGGATTAGTACGAACCGATCCGACTATGATGAGACAGACTACTTGGATGGTCTTAACAAGTTGGCTTTCGAGCCCTTCCAAGTCGAAGTGCTCAGCAAGGCGGGCGAGTGGACGCCACTCACCGCGACCAAGGAGATCAAGAAGCGTCTCCAAGGTGACGAGCAGCGGATCGCAACGCTTGAGACTTTACAGGGGTTGATTGCTCAGGCATCCGAGCAAGGGCCTAAGCCGAGCTTCATCGCGAGGTTCATCCCTCCGGCTCAGACGCACATCCTAGCGCGAGGCAGCCCGGAGAACCCTCGCGACGAGGTGTCCGCCGCCGGGCTGAGCGAGTTGGACGGCGAACTCGGGCTTGGCGCCGAAACGCCGGGCAAGCAGCGGCGTCGCGAGTTCGCCCGGTGGCTGACACGCCCGACGAATCCCTTAACCGCGCGCGTCGCCGCGAACCGGATCTGGCACCACGTCTTCGGCCGCGGCATCGTACCAACGCCTAGCGACTTCGGCGCTGCGGGGGCGCCCCCCTCGCACCCAGAGTTGCTTGACTGGCTCGCCTCGGAGTTGGTCCGACCGACCGTGGGGCGGCCGTGGTCGATCAAGCGCCTGGTACGCATGCTGGTCACCTCGCGCGCCTTCCGCCAATCAAGTCGTCCAAGCGAGGCGGGTCTACTTGCCGATGCCGACGCGGCGTTGCTGTGGAGGTACCCCCCTAAGCGTGTCGAGGCCGAGGTGATCCGCGATTCGATCCTGCGGGCGTCGGGCCGGTTATCGTCGGAGGTCGGGGGCCGGAGTTTCCGCATCCATAACGTGAAACAGCGGTACGCTCAGTGGGAGGTGAGCGATAACTACGGCCCGGAGACTTGGCGTCGCATGATTTACCAGGAGCGGATGCGCCGCGTGGACGATCATCTCTTCACCGCGTTCGACTTCCCCGATTGCGGACAGGTCCGCGCGAAGCGCCCCGTCTCGACGACGCCGCTCCAGGCGCTCAACCTGATGAACAGCGATTTCGTGCTCGACCAATCGCGGCGGATCGCGGACCGAGCCGCTGGCGAAGTCGCCGGCGAGGAAGCCCTGTCGATCGAGCGGTGTTTCGAGTTGCTCCTGGGGCGCAAGCCCGACGCAGCCGAACGCGAGGCGAGCCTCGCCCTGGCCCGAAAAAGCGGCCTCGCTATGGTGTGCCGTGTGTTGATCAACTCAAACGAGTTCGCTTTCTTGCCTTAG
- a CDS encoding FG-GAP repeat protein: MSPLPGGARSLAPLTARASRLIPWLTDALRGAGQNGFLVAWGLLAAWSVASDGQIPDQHRVASSTNTLFIETVGVIPLEERSRRKWDSPVVADFDCDGWLDVLLTDHSYRAQIYWNDNGAFSQPQVIVRGDTHGVAVGDYDRDGRLDLIISRGGGGGKKPRNPVTYRINYDRTIEGGEEFSQFERTRGRAAKLVDWDNDGLLDLVLSAFPLKSQPQGANHLYKNDGRGGFEFVRVLPQAAWMGYRALVTDFDNDGRQDIIFYGGKDMVAVRAVGGMGASDVTESVLGSYALTDYVSGITEIDFDNDGDFDLFLTREDHPFDPKTYFDHSRGRFAFFSRFKPSQYEDFEIRGDFKLENLQMAYPHFDVLVGADKRLLTFDVERHGHKDLTVKPENAAGWPADRSRKGLYIGYLRSGVWRMEANTSSPTTGVVHNLISKPAVKPERHMPAILLENRGGSFVDVTRRFGIAIPDQCSSATAGDFDNDGWCDLVVIRRGSPATETEHILYRNEGGNWFTRSADTGLLAPELGSTGSGSVAFDYDADGDLDILFGTERGRWRLFENAVPTCNDNHFLVVSVGRSPSGDATPLGATLTVRAGGQTYRRVVGASSAAFSQVHNHFLHLGLGKCTHVDEAVVRWTNGESAELSVNLVDQRVEAGLHDRYLREDRDRSGAQPK; the protein is encoded by the coding sequence ATGTCCCCATTGCCGGGTGGAGCTAGGTCGCTTGCGCCGCTCACAGCTAGGGCAAGCCGTCTGATTCCTTGGCTCACAGATGCTTTAAGAGGAGCTGGGCAGAACGGTTTTTTGGTGGCGTGGGGTCTCCTTGCGGCGTGGTCCGTCGCCTCAGACGGTCAGATTCCTGACCAGCATCGGGTCGCGTCATCGACAAACACGCTCTTCATCGAAACGGTTGGAGTGATTCCGCTCGAAGAGAGGTCGCGCAGGAAGTGGGACTCGCCCGTTGTGGCCGACTTCGATTGCGACGGGTGGCTCGACGTGCTGCTAACCGACCACAGTTACCGCGCCCAGATCTACTGGAACGACAACGGGGCCTTCTCCCAACCGCAAGTCATCGTGCGCGGAGACACCCACGGCGTCGCAGTCGGTGATTACGACCGAGACGGCCGTCTCGATCTAATCATCTCGCGCGGCGGGGGCGGCGGAAAGAAGCCCCGTAATCCGGTCACCTACCGGATCAACTATGATCGCACAATCGAAGGGGGTGAAGAGTTCAGTCAGTTCGAACGGACCCGCGGCCGAGCTGCGAAGCTCGTTGACTGGGACAACGACGGGCTCCTCGATCTCGTTCTCTCGGCGTTCCCGCTCAAATCACAACCGCAAGGGGCAAACCACCTCTACAAGAACGACGGCCGTGGAGGATTCGAATTCGTGCGGGTTCTTCCACAGGCGGCCTGGATGGGGTATAGGGCACTCGTTACGGACTTCGATAACGATGGCCGGCAGGACATCATTTTCTACGGCGGGAAGGACATGGTAGCGGTCCGTGCGGTTGGAGGGATGGGGGCTTCCGATGTGACGGAGTCGGTCCTCGGAAGCTACGCCCTAACCGACTACGTGAGCGGCATTACTGAGATCGATTTCGATAACGACGGCGACTTCGATCTCTTTCTAACGCGTGAAGATCACCCGTTCGATCCAAAGACGTACTTCGATCATAGCAGGGGGCGTTTCGCCTTCTTCTCACGGTTCAAGCCATCGCAGTACGAGGACTTTGAGATCCGTGGAGACTTCAAGCTCGAGAACCTCCAGATGGCGTACCCGCATTTCGATGTACTGGTTGGCGCCGATAAGAGGCTGCTGACTTTTGACGTGGAACGCCACGGTCACAAAGACTTAACGGTCAAGCCCGAGAACGCCGCGGGGTGGCCCGCCGATCGGAGCCGCAAAGGGCTGTACATAGGCTACCTCAGATCGGGGGTTTGGCGCATGGAAGCCAACACGTCGTCTCCAACGACGGGAGTAGTTCACAACCTGATCTCGAAACCCGCGGTGAAGCCGGAGCGGCACATGCCGGCGATCCTCTTAGAGAATCGTGGCGGTTCGTTTGTCGATGTCACTCGGCGTTTTGGCATCGCAATCCCTGATCAGTGCAGTAGCGCAACGGCCGGAGACTTTGACAATGATGGGTGGTGTGATCTTGTGGTGATCCGAAGGGGCAGTCCCGCCACGGAAACGGAACACATCCTATACCGCAACGAGGGGGGCAACTGGTTTACTCGATCTGCTGACACCGGCCTGCTTGCTCCCGAGCTTGGGTCCACCGGATCCGGATCAGTGGCTTTTGACTACGACGCGGATGGCGACCTTGATATCCTATTCGGCACAGAACGAGGACGGTGGCGGCTGTTCGAGAACGCCGTGCCAACGTGCAACGACAACCACTTTCTCGTAGTCTCCGTTGGACGATCTCCCTCGGGAGATGCGACACCGCTAGGAGCGACACTAACGGTTCGCGCCGGGGGGCAGACGTACCGGCGTGTTGTCGGTGCGTCCTCAGCAGCATTCTCGCAAGTCCACAATCACTTTCTGCACCTTGGTCTTGGGAAATGCACTCATGTTGATGAGGCGGTAGTTCGTTGGACGAACGGGGAATCCGCCGAGCTGTCTGTCAATCTTGTGGATCAAAGAGTGGAAGCCGGGCTGCACGATCGATACTTGAGGGAAGATCGCGACCGATCTGGCGCCCAGCCAAAATGA